In Bythopirellula goksoeyrii, a single window of DNA contains:
- the trhO gene encoding oxygen-dependent tRNA uridine(34) hydroxylase TrhO, whose product MNSDQAEFCGGTPQSQFLNVAAYKFVPLTDLFERREQLRELARRLGLKGTILLSPEGINLFVAGLSADVRQLLDTLTSDKEIGSLEVKESTSDTQPFSRMLVKVKKEIIAFGMPDIDPVNAPAKKISPTELKSWLDEGKPCLLLDVRNDYEVGLGTFENAKPIGVDHFRNFPTAVEKLPPETKAQPIVMFCTGGIRCEKAGPFMQQAGFREVYQLSGGILKYFEECGNEHYNGECFVFDKRVALDANLQETDTEMCFVCQELLSKEDQQSPDYIIGEQCPYCCKKSVDLATPREPSDRGIGHSN is encoded by the coding sequence ATGAACTCGGATCAAGCAGAATTTTGCGGAGGTACTCCACAATCGCAGTTTCTCAATGTGGCTGCCTACAAGTTTGTCCCGCTTACGGATTTATTCGAGCGACGGGAGCAATTGCGGGAGCTGGCGCGCAGACTTGGCCTAAAAGGGACAATTCTGCTCAGCCCGGAAGGGATCAACCTCTTCGTAGCAGGGCTGTCAGCCGACGTTCGGCAGTTGCTCGACACCCTAACGAGCGACAAGGAAATCGGTTCGCTCGAAGTAAAAGAAAGCACCAGCGACACACAACCGTTCAGCCGGATGTTGGTGAAGGTCAAGAAAGAGATCATTGCCTTCGGCATGCCGGATATTGATCCCGTGAATGCTCCGGCCAAAAAGATATCACCGACCGAACTCAAGTCTTGGCTCGACGAGGGCAAACCATGCCTGCTTCTTGATGTGCGGAATGATTACGAAGTCGGACTCGGTACGTTTGAGAATGCCAAGCCAATCGGCGTTGACCACTTTCGGAACTTCCCCACCGCTGTGGAGAAATTGCCACCCGAAACGAAAGCCCAGCCGATCGTCATGTTCTGTACGGGTGGCATCCGCTGCGAAAAGGCGGGACCTTTCATGCAGCAGGCCGGCTTCCGTGAAGTGTACCAGCTATCCGGCGGAATCCTCAAATATTTCGAAGAATGTGGCAACGAACACTACAACGGTGAATGCTTCGTCTTCGACAAACGCGTGGCCCTAGACGCCAATCTCCAGGAGACGGACACTGAGATGTGCTTCGTATGTCAGGAACTGCTCTCAAAGGAAGATCAGCAGTCGCCCGACTACATCATCGGCGAGCAATGCCCATATTGCTGCAAGAAGTCGGTTGATCTAGCAACTCCGAGGGAGCCCAGCGACAGAGGTATTGGACATTCTAATTGA
- a CDS encoding POT family MFS transporter, with the protein MSKEIPPVPTPTSKYLIEPLLSDKMPSGIPYIVGNEIAERFSFYGMRAILAVFLTTHLLDSSGNLDPMDDNTANVWQHNFVAAVYFLPLIGAILSDWLLGKYRTILWLSMFYCLGHAVMALADYPAMTGISPKATMAVALGLIAFGAGGIKPCVSAHVGDQFGAKNQHLLSNVYSWFYFAINFGSTFSTLLTPWLLVHYGPGVAFGVPGVLMAIATFTFWLGRNKFVHIPAGGRKFFTETISKDGLLAIANLAPLYLMLAPFWALFDQTQSSWVHQARDLNCNMLGYEVLPAQIQAANPILVMLFIPLFAYVIYPAINKVWRLTPLRKIGLGLLLTGPAFAVVAWTQMRIDAGETPHLSWQLLAYVLMTAAEIMVSITALEFSYTQAPKKMKSFIMGVYFLSITLGNVFTSGVNSFIKSQRDSGNDILVGADYFWFFTWVMIVTALIYVAWSNFYKGKTYIQGAEETTTI; encoded by the coding sequence ATGAGCAAAGAAATCCCTCCCGTGCCCACACCTACCAGCAAATATCTCATAGAGCCCTTACTCTCTGACAAGATGCCAAGCGGCATTCCCTATATCGTGGGCAACGAAATTGCAGAGAGATTTAGCTTTTACGGGATGAGGGCTATCTTGGCAGTCTTCTTGACCACTCATCTGCTCGATTCCAGTGGCAATCTGGATCCTATGGACGACAACACAGCAAATGTGTGGCAACATAATTTTGTGGCTGCCGTCTACTTCTTGCCCTTGATTGGAGCAATTCTCTCCGACTGGCTCCTGGGCAAGTATCGCACAATACTGTGGCTGTCTATGTTTTATTGCTTAGGCCATGCGGTTATGGCCCTTGCTGATTACCCGGCCATGACTGGTATTAGTCCCAAAGCAACCATGGCCGTCGCGTTGGGGCTGATTGCTTTCGGAGCGGGCGGAATAAAACCGTGTGTCTCTGCCCACGTTGGCGATCAATTTGGCGCAAAGAATCAACACCTGCTCTCGAATGTGTACAGTTGGTTCTACTTCGCGATCAATTTTGGCTCCACCTTTTCTACGCTACTCACCCCCTGGCTCTTGGTACATTACGGACCTGGAGTCGCTTTTGGAGTGCCAGGCGTCTTGATGGCTATCGCAACATTTACGTTTTGGCTAGGTAGGAACAAGTTTGTTCATATTCCGGCAGGTGGCAGAAAGTTTTTCACCGAAACAATCAGCAAGGATGGTCTGTTGGCCATTGCGAATCTTGCTCCCCTGTATTTAATGCTTGCACCTTTCTGGGCCCTGTTCGACCAAACGCAATCTTCCTGGGTTCACCAGGCACGCGATCTGAATTGCAACATGCTAGGATATGAAGTCTTGCCCGCTCAGATTCAGGCGGCGAACCCCATCTTGGTAATGCTTTTTATCCCTCTTTTTGCGTATGTCATTTACCCTGCAATAAACAAGGTTTGGCGATTAACCCCATTAAGGAAAATTGGCTTGGGCCTGCTGCTCACCGGACCTGCTTTCGCCGTTGTTGCCTGGACTCAAATGCGAATTGATGCGGGAGAGACACCCCATTTGAGCTGGCAGTTGCTCGCTTATGTCTTAATGACGGCTGCCGAGATTATGGTCTCAATTACTGCGCTAGAATTTTCTTACACCCAAGCACCCAAGAAAATGAAATCCTTTATCATGGGAGTCTATTTCTTGTCGATCACCCTTGGAAATGTTTTTACCTCAGGCGTCAACTCGTTCATTAAGAGTCAAAGAGACAGTGGAAATGACATTCTAGTTGGTGCGGATTATTTCTGGTTCTTTACCTGGGTCATGATAGTAACTGCACTCATCTATGTCGCTTGGTCAAACTTCTATAAAGGAAAAACCTATATCCAGGGGGCAGAAGAGACAACGACCATCTGA
- a CDS encoding DUF4394 domain-containing protein, which produces MRSTIYMLAIVMGFVSLSSQSSAEMIYGIAELGSQNLVRYDSTSPGSIISSIAISGLQANESIKGIDFRPATNQLYALGSSSRLYQVNTNTGQVFAVGTPFTPTLNGTSFGFDFNPAIDRIRVVAETNTNTVLNPNDGTGTGVTNLFYGAGDPNFGVDPNVVDSAYTNSFSGPPNPQTPARTTQLYGIDTGLDILVTQANSAGTLGTVGGLGLDVVSVGGFDISPIGNQIAYAALLPANATNSRLYTINLGTGLATQVGEIDGGLFISSLAVAPDRIVQPDIPEPTSMVLVLTGLVGVISLRQRRA; this is translated from the coding sequence ATGAGATCCACAATTTATATGCTTGCCATTGTAATGGGTTTCGTAAGCCTATCTTCTCAATCGTCCGCTGAAATGATCTATGGGATTGCCGAATTGGGCTCCCAGAATCTTGTGAGGTATGACTCTACCTCGCCTGGAAGTATTATTTCGAGCATTGCAATTTCTGGATTGCAGGCCAATGAGTCAATCAAAGGAATAGACTTCCGTCCCGCGACGAATCAACTCTACGCCCTGGGAAGCTCAAGTCGCTTGTATCAGGTGAATACCAACACAGGCCAGGTATTTGCCGTGGGTACTCCATTCACTCCCACGCTGAATGGGACAAGCTTTGGTTTCGATTTCAACCCTGCAATCGACCGTATAAGGGTCGTTGCGGAAACAAATACGAATACCGTGTTGAATCCGAACGATGGCACAGGAACCGGCGTTACCAATTTGTTTTATGGTGCTGGTGATCCAAATTTCGGAGTTGATCCTAACGTTGTTGACTCAGCCTATACCAACAGTTTTTCTGGCCCACCCAACCCCCAGACTCCAGCTAGGACGACGCAGCTCTATGGCATCGATACGGGGCTGGATATTCTCGTGACCCAAGCCAACTCGGCGGGAACTTTGGGGACAGTAGGAGGACTCGGTTTGGATGTAGTTTCTGTAGGGGGATTCGATATCTCTCCGATTGGTAACCAAATCGCGTACGCAGCACTCTTGCCTGCGAATGCCACGAATTCACGACTCTACACGATTAATCTAGGGACAGGTCTAGCTACGCAAGTCGGTGAGATCGATGGTGGTCTATTCATCTCGTCGTTGGCTGTCGCTCCAGACAGGATTGTGCAGCCCGATATTCCGGAACCGACTTCTATGGTTCTCGTTCTCACAGGATTAGTTGGAGTGATTTCATTACGACAGAGGAGAGCCTAG
- a CDS encoding 2-oxoacid:acceptor oxidoreductase family protein has protein sequence MATDSVDRATDFTLDEAKGFPYPGIPTTCDGAEAVVWVEIHISQGSGAYPITSSTTMGGGFNQAVTNGETNLWGDPLLFFEPESEHSAATFCEGFAVAGGRVTNFTSGQGLVLMKEVLYTISGKRLPVVFNIGARALTSHSLNVHAGHDDVMSVADCGWGVLFGRNAQEAGDLCLIARRAAEASQTPFFNVQDGFLTTHTVESARLIEPEFMKEFIGRPEDKLMNLMDPSSPLMSGVVQNQDSYMKGKIAQRWYYDQVAPALMDAFAEFYRNTGRYYDMVIPYRCEDAEYILVGIGSYMETAQITIDYLREKRGIKAGCLNIHCFRPFPARQIVESLKNCKAFAVLERMDDPLSTTGNHLTREIKAAFCDAVTGQNGQEEIDRVPMIYSGSAGLGSRDVRPGDINAIFDNMIEEGQDYFCVGIKHPLAITSDDDPDLRPPHAFSMRGHSVGGFGSVTTNKVIATIAGQVFGKDVQAYPKYGSEKKGLPTTYYLTIADSHIYSHSELEYVNLAVLNDTNALFNGNPLKGMVDGGAIFMQSTYNNPADVWARIPEAHKNTIREKRIHIYYIDMVSIAREVATASDLQMRMQGIVLLGAFLKLTPYREMSGMDDQAVYAGVEKALRKYFGKRGEQVVQDNLTCVKRGYSEIQEVPSEYIRSETNGQVKLQ, from the coding sequence ATGGCGACGGATTCTGTTGATCGTGCCACAGACTTCACGCTGGATGAAGCGAAAGGCTTTCCCTACCCAGGAATTCCCACAACTTGCGACGGAGCTGAGGCCGTCGTCTGGGTCGAGATCCATATCAGCCAGGGATCAGGGGCCTACCCGATCACTAGCTCCACCACAATGGGAGGCGGGTTCAACCAAGCGGTCACAAATGGAGAGACCAACCTGTGGGGTGACCCGCTCTTGTTCTTCGAACCGGAGAGCGAGCACTCGGCGGCCACGTTCTGCGAAGGCTTTGCAGTAGCCGGGGGACGCGTTACCAATTTCACCTCGGGACAGGGCCTCGTTCTGATGAAAGAAGTGCTCTACACCATATCAGGCAAGCGTTTGCCCGTGGTGTTCAATATCGGTGCACGGGCACTCACTAGCCACAGTTTGAATGTCCATGCAGGTCACGACGATGTGATGAGCGTGGCCGATTGTGGTTGGGGTGTCTTATTTGGCCGAAATGCCCAGGAGGCAGGTGACCTGTGTCTGATTGCCCGTCGTGCAGCAGAGGCTTCTCAGACTCCGTTCTTCAATGTGCAGGACGGGTTTCTTACGACCCACACGGTCGAAAGTGCGCGACTCATTGAACCGGAATTCATGAAAGAATTCATCGGTCGCCCTGAAGACAAACTGATGAACCTGATGGACCCCTCCAGTCCGCTTATGTCAGGAGTCGTGCAGAATCAGGATTCATACATGAAAGGCAAGATCGCCCAGCGGTGGTACTACGACCAGGTCGCACCGGCACTCATGGACGCATTTGCTGAGTTCTATCGCAACACTGGCCGGTATTACGACATGGTGATCCCGTACCGTTGTGAAGATGCCGAGTACATCCTGGTAGGTATCGGTTCCTACATGGAAACCGCCCAGATAACAATCGACTATCTGCGTGAGAAGCGCGGAATCAAGGCAGGGTGTCTGAATATTCACTGTTTCCGTCCCTTCCCCGCGAGACAAATCGTCGAATCCTTGAAAAACTGCAAGGCGTTTGCGGTCCTGGAGCGGATGGACGATCCGCTTTCTACCACTGGGAATCATCTGACCCGTGAAATCAAAGCGGCGTTCTGTGATGCGGTCACCGGACAGAATGGTCAGGAGGAAATTGATCGAGTTCCGATGATCTATTCCGGCTCTGCCGGACTGGGAAGTCGCGATGTACGTCCTGGTGATATCAACGCTATCTTCGACAATATGATCGAGGAAGGCCAAGATTACTTCTGCGTCGGCATCAAGCATCCCCTGGCGATCACTTCCGATGACGATCCCGATCTGCGGCCGCCGCATGCTTTTTCTATGCGAGGCCATTCGGTCGGCGGGTTTGGATCGGTCACCACCAACAAAGTGATCGCCACAATAGCCGGCCAAGTCTTTGGCAAAGACGTGCAGGCTTACCCGAAGTATGGCTCCGAGAAAAAAGGGCTCCCAACGACGTACTATCTCACGATTGCCGATAGCCATATCTACTCGCACAGCGAGCTGGAATATGTCAACCTCGCGGTACTCAATGACACGAACGCCCTCTTCAACGGCAACCCACTCAAGGGGATGGTCGATGGTGGAGCGATCTTCATGCAGAGCACCTACAACAATCCAGCCGACGTGTGGGCGCGCATCCCAGAGGCGCACAAAAACACCATTCGCGAGAAACGAATCCACATCTACTACATCGATATGGTCTCAATCGCACGGGAGGTGGCGACCGCCTCTGACCTGCAGATGCGTATGCAAGGTATCGTTTTGCTCGGTGCATTCCTGAAACTCACTCCATATCGTGAAATGAGTGGCATGGACGATCAAGCAGTCTACGCAGGCGTGGAAAAGGCACTGCGCAAATACTTTGGCAAGCGGGGCGAGCAAGTTGTCCAGGACAATCTCACCTGCGTCAAACGTGGGTACAGCGAAATCCAGGAAGTGCCATCTGAATACATACGTTCAGAAACGAACGGACAGGTTAAGCTTCAATAG
- a CDS encoding thiamine pyrophosphate-dependent enzyme: MATVNHPSSMNEAHPRDPHNNNCYGTLVDKSYIDVELPVLDAREFNERVIRGYEEGNGATQLPADLSLARSLVPAGTATLRDFSYVSPEIPEYIPDNCTGCMDCVTQCPDTAILAKVIAEPDLEEKLGHFSDEEDRTMFESQWSRPRKYYDGPKKKGKEGGRFAIIIDPSKCKGCAECVKVCDDLALEMIPKTEPVMEQIRRSHRYFKEVGPSDETYINDNLLIDMMLREQTHIYVGGAGSCAGCGEGTALRMLCAATGAKYKDQWGIVAATGCNTVYTSTYPYNPYLVPWTNSLFENAPADAMGVRLRWNQMGWQDRPLWCIGGDGAMFDIGFQSLSRLLASGLHVKVFVLDTQVYSNTGGQASTSSFTGQNTKMSNHGKMLDGKQERRKEIAQIAMMHPHTFVAQTTAAHSNHFYKAVLGALEFDGPAIVNCYTTCQPEHGVGDNMAGEQARLAVDTRAFPLLVYDPNKGTKIKERLSLQGNPSMKDDWFTNPKTGETVDFLDFARSEGRFVKHFDAKGNPSETLLRAKQDRLENWHVLQELAGVI; encoded by the coding sequence ATGGCTACTGTCAACCATCCTAGCTCGATGAACGAGGCTCATCCCCGCGATCCGCACAATAACAATTGCTACGGCACGTTAGTCGACAAGAGTTATATCGATGTCGAATTGCCAGTCCTGGATGCGCGCGAGTTCAACGAGCGAGTGATCCGCGGTTATGAAGAAGGGAATGGGGCAACACAACTACCTGCCGATCTATCACTGGCTCGTTCACTAGTTCCCGCTGGTACGGCGACACTACGTGATTTCAGCTATGTTTCTCCTGAGATCCCTGAGTATATCCCCGACAACTGCACGGGCTGTATGGATTGCGTGACGCAGTGCCCCGATACGGCAATTCTGGCTAAGGTGATCGCTGAACCCGATCTAGAGGAAAAACTAGGACACTTCTCTGACGAAGAGGACCGCACGATGTTCGAGTCGCAGTGGTCCCGTCCGCGCAAGTACTACGACGGCCCCAAAAAGAAAGGAAAAGAAGGAGGGCGTTTTGCTATCATCATCGATCCCAGTAAGTGCAAGGGCTGCGCTGAATGTGTGAAAGTCTGCGATGATCTGGCTCTGGAGATGATTCCCAAGACCGAACCCGTAATGGAACAAATCCGCCGAAGTCATCGCTACTTCAAGGAAGTCGGTCCCTCAGATGAAACTTATATCAACGACAACCTACTAATCGACATGATGCTCCGCGAGCAAACCCACATCTATGTGGGCGGGGCAGGCTCCTGTGCTGGTTGCGGCGAAGGGACTGCGCTGCGGATGCTGTGTGCTGCCACCGGTGCGAAGTACAAAGACCAATGGGGAATCGTTGCGGCTACGGGCTGCAACACAGTCTATACCTCTACCTATCCATATAACCCTTATCTAGTTCCCTGGACCAACTCACTCTTTGAAAATGCTCCGGCCGATGCAATGGGTGTTCGCCTTCGCTGGAATCAGATGGGATGGCAAGATAGACCGCTCTGGTGCATCGGGGGCGATGGGGCGATGTTCGACATTGGCTTCCAATCCCTTTCTCGCTTGCTCGCTTCAGGTCTGCATGTGAAAGTGTTTGTACTTGATACGCAGGTCTACTCGAACACGGGAGGCCAGGCTTCGACGAGCAGTTTCACCGGACAGAACACCAAGATGAGCAATCACGGTAAGATGCTTGATGGCAAACAAGAAAGGCGCAAAGAGATCGCTCAGATCGCGATGATGCATCCTCACACGTTTGTGGCTCAGACAACTGCTGCACACTCGAATCACTTCTACAAAGCAGTGTTAGGGGCCTTGGAATTCGATGGCCCAGCAATCGTCAATTGCTACACCACCTGTCAGCCCGAGCACGGCGTGGGAGACAACATGGCCGGCGAGCAGGCCCGGCTAGCAGTCGACACCAGAGCATTCCCTCTCTTGGTGTACGATCCCAACAAGGGCACAAAAATCAAGGAAAGACTTTCTCTTCAAGGCAATCCCTCGATGAAAGATGATTGGTTCACCAATCCCAAGACAGGAGAAACGGTCGACTTTCTCGACTTCGCCCGCAGCGAAGGCCGCTTTGTCAAGCATTTCGATGCCAAAGGCAATCCGTCGGAGACCCTGCTCCGCGCCAAACAAGACCGCCTCGAAAATTGGCACGTGCTGCAGGAATTGGCGGGCGTGATTTAG
- a CDS encoding ABC transporter ATP-binding protein — protein MASVTLENVSKIFPGDVYGVRDFDLQIRDGEFLVLVGPSGCGKSTTLRMIAGLETISAGTLKIGDRVVNDVHPRSRDIAMVFQNYALYPHMTVFDNMAFALKMRKTPKAEIKERVAWAAGLLGLEPLMARKPKALSGGQRQRVALGRAIVRKPAVFLFDEPLSNLDAKLRIETRAEIKRLHRELGTTTIYVTHDQEEAMTLGDRVCVMCDGLQRQCAPPLEIYRNPADRFVAGFLGMPSMNFFEGHLERTDGQIWFDNVDVRLRTEGALSEWLGSENRRDIVAGIRPESFQFNGSEAASEGKSISATVQIVEPLGSQMDVYLVLKSGARIVCRVPAQSLAEGKSVALRVDPEEIHLFEPRTAEEPYGRSLRVEEELV, from the coding sequence ATGGCTTCTGTTACCCTAGAAAATGTTTCCAAGATCTTTCCCGGCGATGTGTATGGAGTCCGGGATTTCGACCTACAGATTCGGGATGGTGAATTCCTCGTATTGGTTGGCCCCTCGGGGTGTGGCAAGAGCACGACCCTCCGGATGATAGCAGGGCTGGAGACGATTTCAGCAGGCACTTTGAAGATCGGCGATCGTGTGGTCAACGACGTTCATCCCCGCAGCCGAGACATCGCGATGGTGTTTCAAAATTATGCACTTTATCCCCACATGACTGTATTCGATAACATGGCATTTGCCCTCAAAATGCGTAAGACGCCCAAAGCGGAGATCAAAGAGCGAGTTGCCTGGGCAGCAGGTTTGCTGGGCTTGGAACCTCTCATGGCCCGCAAACCCAAGGCGCTTTCAGGCGGACAGCGTCAAAGGGTGGCGCTGGGAAGAGCTATCGTGCGGAAGCCAGCAGTATTTCTTTTCGATGAACCCCTGTCGAATCTCGATGCGAAACTACGTATTGAAACACGGGCGGAAATCAAACGGCTACACCGTGAACTCGGTACGACTACCATCTATGTAACCCATGATCAGGAAGAAGCGATGACGCTGGGTGATCGGGTCTGTGTCATGTGCGACGGCTTGCAACGTCAATGTGCTCCTCCGTTAGAGATCTATCGCAATCCTGCAGACCGATTCGTGGCTGGTTTCCTTGGTATGCCTTCGATGAATTTTTTTGAGGGGCATCTTGAACGGACGGACGGGCAAATTTGGTTCGACAATGTTGATGTCCGACTACGCACGGAGGGTGCGCTGAGTGAGTGGCTTGGGAGCGAAAATCGGCGTGATATCGTAGCGGGAATCCGTCCCGAAAGTTTTCAATTTAATGGATCGGAAGCGGCCTCCGAGGGCAAGTCGATTTCTGCGACTGTCCAAATTGTCGAACCATTGGGGAGCCAGATGGATGTGTATCTGGTGCTCAAATCAGGGGCTCGAATAGTGTGCCGGGTTCCTGCTCAATCCCTTGCCGAGGGGAAATCGGTTGCATTGCGGGTGGACCCTGAGGAAATTCATCTCTTCGAGCCGAGAACTGCCGAAGAACCGTATGGCCGGAGTTTGCGGGTTGAGGAGGAGTTGGTGTGA
- a CDS encoding OprO/OprP family phosphate-selective porin yields MLSSSVAIEDSRLDPLSSGEDEAVVQPSAFDSFLLDEPPKELSLEERFAKLEKNFTELNENYEELEENYSGVKEKLKSYVVMGHGEESMKLSGRIHVDQWSFPGNSPGTNAFETGDPNLTPQDRLGFRRVRFGVAGSLWKTMEYKIEMEFAAGNDSEFRDVYLGWNDIPMVQTLLVGNQKRPYGLDHLNSSRYNVFLERPFVIEGFNQDARRLGVCAYGYSDDLVWNWRYGVFNQRLIQDEGVYVGDHFQGEGAGRLATTFWYDEPSDGRGYGHFAVAGTLANPDGSGTPGRGPNEAQFRTRPEARSTRRWLDTGQIAGADNYQLIGLENVWNFGPVQLVGEYQHNWVDRDGFEDVRFHGGYAYIAYFLTGDYMPWDRESGTLDRIKPLENFFLVDTCNDGVRGGWGAWQIAYRWSHADFSDQDVLGGVGTSHTLGLNWYWNAYARMQFNAIYGEIDDHFPIAGLTAGHYTILGTRFMVDF; encoded by the coding sequence ATGCTTTCCTCTTCAGTGGCAATTGAAGATTCTAGATTAGACCCGCTTTCTTCCGGAGAAGACGAAGCAGTTGTTCAACCATCTGCGTTTGATTCTTTCCTCCTCGACGAACCTCCCAAAGAACTATCGCTCGAAGAACGGTTTGCGAAGCTCGAGAAAAACTTTACTGAATTGAATGAAAACTACGAAGAGCTCGAGGAAAATTATTCTGGTGTAAAAGAGAAGCTGAAGAGTTACGTCGTCATGGGCCACGGTGAAGAGAGCATGAAACTCAGTGGTCGAATCCATGTGGATCAGTGGAGTTTTCCAGGGAACTCTCCCGGGACGAACGCGTTCGAAACAGGGGACCCCAATCTTACACCACAGGATCGGTTAGGATTTCGCCGTGTTCGATTCGGAGTCGCGGGCAGCTTGTGGAAGACGATGGAGTACAAGATCGAGATGGAGTTCGCTGCGGGTAACGACTCCGAGTTTCGAGACGTCTATCTCGGATGGAATGACATCCCAATGGTACAAACGCTACTGGTCGGCAACCAGAAAAGACCCTATGGCTTGGATCACTTGAACAGTAGTCGCTACAACGTCTTCTTGGAACGGCCTTTTGTTATCGAAGGCTTCAACCAAGATGCTCGTCGATTGGGCGTCTGTGCTTATGGATACTCTGACGATCTCGTTTGGAACTGGCGTTATGGTGTGTTTAACCAACGACTAATCCAAGATGAAGGAGTTTATGTGGGCGACCATTTCCAAGGCGAAGGTGCAGGAAGATTGGCAACCACCTTCTGGTACGACGAGCCTTCCGATGGTCGAGGCTATGGCCATTTTGCTGTTGCCGGTACACTGGCAAACCCGGATGGCTCCGGTACTCCAGGTCGTGGGCCGAACGAGGCCCAGTTCAGGACTCGCCCTGAAGCACGATCAACGAGGCGTTGGCTTGACACGGGGCAGATCGCTGGCGCAGACAATTATCAATTGATTGGGTTGGAAAACGTCTGGAATTTTGGGCCTGTGCAACTTGTGGGTGAGTATCAACACAATTGGGTTGATCGGGATGGGTTTGAAGATGTTCGTTTCCACGGCGGCTACGCGTACATCGCTTATTTTCTCACTGGGGACTACATGCCCTGGGATCGTGAGTCGGGAACGCTCGACCGCATAAAACCACTTGAGAATTTCTTTCTTGTCGACACCTGCAACGATGGAGTCCGTGGTGGATGGGGGGCCTGGCAGATCGCTTATCGCTGGTCCCACGCCGACTTTTCCGATCAAGACGTCCTTGGCGGAGTTGGTACAAGCCACACTCTGGGGTTAAATTGGTACTGGAACGCTTACGCTCGTATGCAATTCAACGCCATCTATGGAGAAATCGACGATCATTTCCCCATTGCTGGCTTGACTGCTGGCCATTACACAATCCTTGGAACCCGCTTCATGGTGGATTTTTAG
- a CDS encoding GxxExxY protein yields the protein MNLQHKDITEEIIGAAFEVYNVLGYGFLEKVYQKAMQVELQLRGLKSELESKIKVRYKDALVGDYSADLFVEECVLVELKIAKTYHPEDEPQLLNELKATGIKVGIIFNFGRSKVEFKRMVY from the coding sequence ATGAATTTGCAGCATAAAGATATAACCGAGGAAATCATCGGGGCGGCGTTCGAAGTGTACAATGTACTGGGCTACGGATTTCTTGAGAAAGTGTATCAGAAAGCAATGCAGGTCGAATTGCAGTTGCGAGGTCTAAAATCCGAACTTGAGAGCAAGATCAAGGTCCGATACAAGGATGCACTCGTCGGAGACTATTCAGCGGATCTCTTTGTAGAAGAATGCGTCCTCGTAGAACTAAAGATCGCCAAAACATATCACCCAGAGGACGAGCCCCAGCTATTAAACGAACTCAAAGCAACTGGAATCAAAGTCGGCATCATATTCAACTTTGGAAGGAGTAAAGTTGAATTCAAACGAATGGTGTATTGA